The segment TTTCAGCATTGCGGAATTTCAGAATTGCTCGCCAATCAGGACGTCACGGGAGGTGTCGAGACCCCTGCCCGCCCTGACATTCTGCGATTCTGAAATTCGTCAGAGGGTCTCTGCCGTGCCGCCGGCCGCCTGGATCTTCTCCGCGGCGGCACCACTGAACTTGTGCGCCTTGACGGTCAGCGCCCGGGTCAGTTCACCACGGCCGAGCACCTTGATCTTCTGGCTGCCCTGCGCGAGGCCCCGGCCGTGCAGCACGTCCGGCGTCACCTCGGTTCCGGCGTCGAACAGCTTCTCGAGCTGATCGAGGTTGATGACCGCGTACTCGCTCCGGAAGATGTTCGTGAAACCGCGCTTCGGCAGGCGGCGGTGCAGCGGCATCTGGCCGCCCTCGAACCCGCGCTTGCGCTTGAAGCCCGAACGCGACTTCGCGCCCTTGTGACCGCGGCCGGCCGTCTTGCCATTGCCCGAACCCTGACCGCGCCCCACACGCTTGGTGGCATGCGTCGCGCCGTCGGCCGGCTTGAGATCGCTCAGATCCATGACTGTCTCTTTCTCGGCCCTATTCGACCGTCACCATGTGGCGGACCTTGCGGATCATGCCGCGCATGGCGGGATGATCGAGGACCTCCACGGTGTGGCCAATCCGGCGCAGGCCGAGTCCCTTGACGACTTCGCCCTGCTTCTTGTCGTACCCGATCACGCTGCGCACCAGGGTGACCTTCAGGGTCTTGCCCTTCGGCGCGGCAGGCGCGGCCGGCTTCTGTCGACGGGTGGTTTCCGACATCACGTCCTCAGGCGTTGATCAGTTCTTCGACCGACTTGCCCCGCAGACGCGCGATGGCCGACGGATCCTTGAGGCCCTTGAGCCCCGCGATCGTCGCGCGCACCACGTTGTGCGGGTTGGCCGACCCGAGCGACTTGGTCAGCACGTTCTGGATTCCTGCCGCTTCCACCACGGCGCGG is part of the Acidobacteriota bacterium genome and harbors:
- the rpmD gene encoding 50S ribosomal protein L30, whose protein sequence is MSETTRRQKPAAPAAPKGKTLKVTLVRSVIGYDKKQGEVVKGLGLRRIGHTVEVLDHPAMRGMIRKVRHMVTVE
- the rplO gene encoding 50S ribosomal protein L15, which codes for MDLSDLKPADGATHATKRVGRGQGSGNGKTAGRGHKGAKSRSGFKRKRGFEGGQMPLHRRLPKRGFTNIFRSEYAVINLDQLEKLFDAGTEVTPDVLHGRGLAQGSQKIKVLGRGELTRALTVKAHKFSGAAAEKIQAAGGTAETL